In the Leishmania panamensis strain MHOM/PA/94/PSC-1 chromosome 30 sequence genome, one interval contains:
- a CDS encoding protein kinase, putative (TriTrypDB/GeneDB-style sysID: LpmP.30.1550) has product MTSPGVVWDGASLLLATDVAGVIHCYRYTTEKVCGDDTDDDDERVAVLTHLWSRSIGDEEVPSELLTENDSSTYSLASLTTGTQQTVRDARAGFQCTLSKRLLRLQSASAMPALSVVPDPSGDHGGLSSGLPKKSRLTGGQSSTNDCNADIAYSTTAQGTREGGSNSNSPAAVAHYLRRQAIDAQCPFCTWASSLSSSPSAALASVCLASTPELACASPVAVREKLTSAVVSAASPSCRIGTGDRAEMECRWSKGPEETDGGCCGSAGNCENLFRPCDFMARIPEAAYNTFNASATAQPAVETGAIMSTDRNNPVVGCRSSPSAEVAWYWRCPRSVFDARTAPDGKSSDIKHTVHRHVVSENETSQLSSDKTEKETTKFGDDAAVEHLWMSLPEAVRHWNAICCHHHQLQLLRHMEERYSELDLFTGASLGSVALTADMAAATESAILDATSSSNNLEHSIFSSISDGSSTESSSDSVDGVFDATGDGVPRAVLSLKTQRYQTLIMQARVPRSPTKVAKKKTRKAAMAAPIRKTAHRCLAKLSAPVIQLGLTWHQLRHRVHKELPFSDADDEGVEEGHQGEAELVTVPQGEAAQSFPSSSSESTLHNSSTSTSDIDMDVLAGRKQLPPQYSFVRAVSRASSQSFISATSQSGAGNQPATCSRKTPAKQKRAEAGRSAMPSAGREAVLHDIPVRCGPGGCVYGGVAGTVGSITTTFASVETVPPQFLLLLQLPLPLVEAFWITLPSSSASQSSQNGSEAANLYRAGERSMFAVELRRVPWLPHDVCSLQAAEPAVDAPINAARPLTALLGGASASVGLTTLQGFVLDAQGVSSAPRAMSVGFPRILRTLSAYDICIAKSASVHRPRLVHDTVGNVEELSASSDARERERSAKEETAPEYRNSPHAMPAGSSHTSLFYRSNKRSSSLSHSIRPPPSNYSPAINFFDENFEPLMLLGRGVSGAVLLVRHRFTGVFYAIKVLVARDYESERDILQELRVHAMLENRYVVRYHTCWSEVISPTRAQQLAFIGVCHSYEANMARRKRLDSASSSFSSTMPRRSARDGTWHPRANSDGCIPTRSQLRSAPGGWDHLRLPSHLSTILVGSTSTSESATPEVAQKRSRPQLRGSAWSAAIMDELAEDLTDEEGDETLLGQMEKWQGWASDRLGYSGPGMPSPTAIEPQPARHPLAVSSPSPAVRNTHALLASLRLRKKPPIASVLSSGPPFAASDSMGGTTVQEVYDGEEEEAESILDYTQGGDYSSSVSSGNSYGRPAPEKDSLQRQKGHTIIGTRVVFLQMELCQGTLAQYLASRASINRVENLIIAMQMVAGVRYLHHRGILHRDVKPTNVFLDYRCQYDKTVHQLNMSDTSSADGGSEDEDSAEASLGFSGSPASPCSAAAAGNGEGDNEACEPLSSSALTLCRRRPRVCSPELPSGGCSPSVSSAPRRSSIVPPGIQSLYPAVPSSLASDWNARMTMTSLSNLPSWDGERAVLDFVMHAPHRIASEMLQERLLRRPPPPAVCQRASSKCKMMEKEMGSSDAPMPLMAPNGGRNFRRRLANWLLHRFVQVRLGDFGLAKFLYQQELRVDGFVSMNAINTTGVGSPLYASPEQLQGSRCTPASDAFSVGVVLAEMYLQPKTVAERLTVLREVREGVYRDTTLLSRFPELKLVRRLTAAQPERRMTLAALHKDLKSFLEQALHEEVCRHYE; this is encoded by the coding sequence ATGACGAGTCCCGGAGTCGTTTGGGatggtgcttctcttcttctcgccacCGATGTGGCAGGGGTAATTCACTGCTACCGGTACACGACGGAGAAGGTGTGTGGCGATGACACcgacgatgatgatgagCGTGTTGCCGTCTTGACACACCTTTGGTCGCGTAGTATTggggacgaggaggtgccgTCTGAGTTGTTGACGGAAAATGATAGTAGCACGTATTCATTGGCGTCTTTGACTACAGGAACCCAGCAAACGGTGCGGGACGCACGCGCTGGATTTCAGTGTACACTTTCAAAGCGTCTTCTCCGCCTACAGTCCGCCTCGGCCATGCCCGCTCTTTCGGTGGTGCCGGACCCATCGGGAGACCACGGCGGTCTGTCGTCTGGACTACCCAAGAAGTCGCGTTTGACTGGCgggcagagcagcaccaacgacTGCAATGCAGACATAGCGTATAGCACTACCGCCCAAGGCaccagagagggagggagcaacagcaactctccagcagcggtagcGCATTATCTTCGACGACAGGCGATCGACGCCCAGTGTCCGTTCTGCACATGGGCGTCTTCCTTATCTTCGTCACCGTCTGCTGCACTCGCCTCAGTCTGCTTGGCGTCCACTCCCGAGCtcgcctgcgcctcgccTGTTGCCGTTCGTGAAAAGCTAACGAGTGCAGTAGTCTCAGCTGCTTCCCCGTCGTGTCGTATCGGCACGGGCGACCGAGCCGAGATGGAATGTAGATGGAGCAAAGGACCGGAAGAGACTGATGGGGGTTGCTGTGGTAGCGCTGGTAATTGCGAGAACCTCTTTCGACCCTGCGACTTTATGGCTCGAATCCCGGAGGCTGCCTACAACACTTTCAATGCGAGTGCGACAGCTCAGCCGGCGGTAGAGACAGGCGCTATCATGTCCACTGATCGAAACAATCCGGTAGTGGGGTGCAGGTCCAGCCCATCTGCCGAGGTCGCATGGTATTGGCGCTGCCCACGCTCCGTCTTCGATGCGCGCACGGCACCCGACGGTAAAAGCAGCGACATAAAGCACACAGTGCACAGACACGTTGTGAGCGAGAATGAAACCAGTCAGCTAAGCAGTGacaagacggagaaggaaacGACTAAGTTTGGTGACGATGCCGCAGTGGAGCATCTATGGATGTCTTTGCCCGAGGCAGTGAGGCACTGGAATGCCATCTGCTGTCATCATCACCAACTGCAGCTCTTGCGCCACATGGAAGAGCGGTACAGCGAGCTGGATCTATTCACAGGGGCATCGCTTGGTAGTGTTGCTTTGACGGCTGACATGGCTGCGGCGACCGAATCAGCGATCCTAGATGCAACATCGTCTTCCAACAACTTGGAGCACAGCATTTTCTCTTCCATCagtgacggcagcagcaccgagagtagcagcgacagcgttgATGGCGTCTTTGATGCGACTGGCGACGGAGTGCCGCGTGCGGTGTTATCGCTGAAGACGCAGCGATATCAAACACTCATCATGCAGGCGCGAGTGCCCCGCTCTCCCACGAAAGTCGCTAAAAAGAAGACAAGGAAAGCCGCAATGGCTGCTCCGATACGGAAAACAGCTCACAGGTGCTTGGCAAAGCTCTCCGCACCGGTGATTCAGCTTGGTCTAACATGGCACCAACTCAGACATAGAGTTCATAAGGAATTGCCTTTCTCCGATGCCGATGATgagggtgtggaggagggacaTCAGGGAGAAGCGGAGCTGGTTACTGTACCTCAAGGCGAGGCTGCACAATCATTTccgtcgagcagcagcgagagtaCGCTTCACAATAGCAGCACAAGTACGTCGGACATCGACATGGATGTCTTGGCGGGCCGCAAGCAGCTCCCCCCGCAGTACTCCTTTGTCCGCGCTGTCAGTCGTGCATCGTCGCAATCTTTCATTTCTGCAACTTCGcagagcggcgccggcaaTCAACCAGCAACGTGCTCGAGAAAGACGCCTGCAAAACAGAAGCGTGCAGAAGCTGGCAGAAGCGCAATGCCCTCCGCAGGACGcgaggcagtgctgcatgACATCCCGGTAAGGTGCGGGCCGGGCGGATGCGTGTACGGAGGAGTTGCTGGAACGGTTGgcagcatcaccaccaccttcgcaAGCGTTGAGACGGTGCCTCCGCagtttcttcttcttctgcagctgcctctccctcttgtggAGGCGTTCTGGATAACCCTGCCGTCATCCTCCGCATCGCAGAGCTCACAGAATGGCAGCGAAGCGGCGAACCTGTATCGCGCAGGCGAGCGGTCTATGTTTGCAGTCGAGCTACGGCGTGTGCCGTGGCTTCCCCACGACGTCTGCAGTCTTCAGGCTGCCGAGCCTGCTGTCGATGCACCGATAAACGCCGCCAGACCATTGACCGCATTGTTGGGTGGTGCCAGCGCATCAGTGGGACTGACGACTCTGCAAGGATTTGTCCTCGATGCGCAGGGGGTATCCTCGGCGCCGCGTGCGATGTCTGTCGGGTTTCCGCGCATCTTGCGTACGCTTTCTGCCTATGACATATGTATCGCTAAGAGTGCATCTGTGCATAGACCTCGGCTTGTGCACGACACCGTGGGAAATGTCGAGGAACTTAGCGCCTCTTCCGACGCAAGGGAGCGCGAGCGGTCTGCTAAGGAGGAAACGGCGCCAGAGTATCGCAACAGTCCTCACGCTATGCCCGCGGGAAGCTCGCACACATCCTTATTCTACAGGAGcaacaagagaagcagcagcctctcTCACAGCATCCGCCCACCTCCGAGCAACTACAGTCCGGCGATAAATTTTTTTGACGAAAACTTCGAGCCGCTCATGCTACTTGGTCGCGGCGTTAGTGGGGCGGTGCTACTAGTGCGACATCGCTTCACCGGCGTCTTCTACGCCATCAAGGTGCTGGTCGCTCGCGACTACGAGAGTGAGCGGGATAttctgcaggagctgcgggTTCATGCGATGTTGGAAAACCGATACGTAGTGCGCTACCATACCTGCTGGTCCGAAGTCATCTCCCCCACCcgtgcacagcagctggcgtTCATTGGTGTGTGCCACTCGTACGAGGCGAATATGGCACGCCGCAAGCGACTGGACTcagcctcttcttccttctcgtCCACGATGCCTAGACGGAGCGCACGGGACGGCACCTGGCACCCACGCGCAAACTCCGATGGATGCATTCCCACCAGGTCGCAGTTGCGCAGTGCGCCTGGTGGGTGGGATCACCTGAGGCTCCCAAGCCATTTGAGCACGATTCTTGTGGGGAGTACTTCAACGAGTGAGTCGGCGACgccggaggtggcgcagaagCGATCGCGTCCGCAACTCCGCGGCAGCGCTTGGAGTGCAGCCATCATGGACGAACTTGCTGAAGATTTGACGGATGAGGAAGGGGACGAAACGCTTCTCGGCCAGATGGAGAAGTGGCAAGGATGGGCAAGTGATCGGTTGGGGTACTCAGGTCCAGGAATGCCGTCACCTACAGCGATAGAGCCACAACCCGCACGGCACCCTCTAGCCGTTTCGTCGCCCTCTCCGGCTGTGCGGAACACGCATGCTCTCCTAGCTTCACTCCGACTACGCAAGAAGCCGCCCATTGCCTCTGTTCTCAGCTCCGGGCCCCCCTTTGCCGCCTCAGACAGCATGGGTGGCACCACTGTTCAGGAAGTCTATGAcggcgaggaagaagaggcggagtCCATCTTGGATTATACGCAAGGGGGCgactacagcagcagcgtgagtAGCGGCAACAGCTATGGCAGACCTGCACCCGAGAAGGACAGCCTCCAGCGGCAGAAGGGGCACACCATCATTGGCACACGTGTGGTGTTCCTGCAGATGGAGCTGTGCCAGGGGACTCTTGCGCAGTACCTCGCCTCGCGCGCTTCCATTAATCGCGTGGAGAACTTGATCATTGCCATGCAGATGGTGGCAGGTGTGCGGTACCTGCATCATCGCGGCATCCTGCACCGTGACGTGAAGCCGACAAATGTCTTTCTGGATTACCGGTGCCAATACGACAAGACAGTCCACCAGTTGAACATGTCGGACACAAGCAGTGCTGATGGAGGCTCTGAGGACGAGGATAGTGCGGAAGCTTCCTTGGGGTTTTCAGGGTCGCCTGCCTCtccctgcagcgctgcggcggcagggAACGGCGAAGGCGACAACGAGGCCTGTGAACCTCTGTCATCGTCAGCCCTAACCTTGTGTCGACGTCGCCCAAGAGTCTGCTCGCCGGAGCTTCCGTCCGGTGGCTGCAGCCCGAGCGTGTcgtctgcgccgcggcgctcCTCTATCGTACCACCTGGCATACAGAGCCTCTACCCTGctgtcccctcctctctcgcgtcCGACTGGAATGCGAGGATGACCATGACTTCGCTGAGCAACTTGCCTTCATGGGATGGCGAGCGGGCAGTCCTAGATTTCGTCATGCACGCGCCTCACCGCATCGCTTCTGagatgctgcaggagcgactGCTTCggcggccgccaccacctgcggtTTGCCAACGTGCCAGCTCGAAGTGCAAGATgatggagaaggagatgGGCTCCTCGGATGCACCGATGCCACTTATGGCGCCCAATGGTGGTCGTAACTTTCGCCGCCGTTTAGCGAATTGGCTGCTCCACCGCTTTGTGCAGGTACGCCTGGGAGATTTTGGGCTGGCTAAGTTTCTGTATcagcaggagctgcgtgTGGACGGCTTTGTTTCGATGAACGCGATCAACACTACTGGCGTTGGCTCTCCGCTCTACGCGAGCCCAGAGCAGCTTCAGGGGAGTCGGTGCACACCTGCCTCGGATGCCTTCTCGGTTGGTGTAGTACTGGCGGAGATGTATCTTCAGCCCAAGACCGTTGCGGAGCGTttgacggtgctgcgcgaggtgcgTGAGGGGGTCTACCGAGATACGACGCTGCTTTCCCGGTTCCCTGAGCTGAAGCTGGTGCGGCGCTTAACTGCAGCACAACCAGAGCGCCGTATGACCCTCGCGGCGCTCCACAAAGACCTCAAGTCCTTTCTTGAACAAGCACTGCACGAGGAGGTGTGCCGTCACTACGAGTAG
- a CDS encoding hypothetical protein (TriTrypDB/GeneDB-style sysID: LpmP.30.1560) yields MWRWVSLGGWCGPSLMLSKLGLRPAEESLPFDMVRCTFDGLVELTAKGFSSSLCPPALVNSADPALRLNNAAGATPYNFPAEQEDGYFPQASSTSPVSCTSDAASTSASLRFIPDPVKVWLLFRSQHACFTHYDLNNADVQVELRRRIRAWETLLSLGNAGDADQASVQPVTFIRTVIAENPAEELEMLPRFHQAVRERTHGRLPFRTVLVVHDQADTTRPLCAMPQESKDHHTPCIVWNLRRQRPTPTLSSPPAGGATGATSALAEAPSLLDECHDGYQTILTAMSKNTKWRSLDASLPAYETYVSSRRVPFTPYTELSRVDGVPAVRGTCTGFGSTFSAALGRCVHCGCTDGHAVFAGQYDKHQEWRDEDVNELLLNYALHHCDEVAAVEATALRQKRGAHETWHKLRALLSD; encoded by the coding sequence ATGTGGCGCTGGGTGTCTCTAGGTGGGTGGTGTGGACCGTCGCTCATGCTCAGTAAGCTGGGCCTTCGCCCGGCAGAGGAATCGTTGCCCTTTGACATGGTGCGCTGCACCTTCGACGGTCTGGTGGAGTTGACGGCGAAGGGGTTTTCATCATCGCTATGCCCTCCTGCTCTGGTCAACTCAGCGGACCCTGCATTAAGGCTGAACAATGCGGCCGGCGCGACCCCCTACAACTTTCCGGCTGAGCAAGAGGACGGCTACTTCCCGCAAGCATCAAGCACTTCGCCAGTGTCCTGTACCTCCGATGCCGCCTCCACATCTGCATCTCTGCGCTTTATCCCAGATCCGGTAAAGGTATGGCTGCTGTTCCGCAGCCAGCACGCCTGCTTCACCCACTATGACTTGAACAACGCTGATGTGCAAGTGGAGCTCCGCAGACGCATTCGTGCATGGGAGACCCTGCTTTCCCTGGGCAATGCAGGCGACGCTGATCAGGCAAGTGTGCAGCCTGTCACCTTCATCCGCACCGTAATTGCGGAGAACCCGGCGGAAGAGCTGGAGATGTTGCCGCGGTTTCATCAGGCAGTGCGGGAGCGCACCCACGGGCGTCTTCCCTTCCGCACTGTTCTCGTCGTGCACGACCAGGCGGACACGACGCGGCCGTTGTGCGCGATGCCGCAGGAGTCGAAAGACCATCACACTCCATGCATTGTGTGGAATctgaggcggcagcgcccgACACCGACTCTCTCGTCCCCTCCTGCCGGTGGCGCGACGGGTGCGACATCTGCACTGGCAgaggcgccgtcgctgctggatgAGTGCCATGACGGTTACCAGACAATCCTCACCGCCATGAGCAAGAATACGAAATGGCGCTCGCTGGACGCCTCGCTGCCAGCGTACGAGACGTACGTCAGTTCTCGCAGGGTGCCCTTCACCCCCTACACAGAGCTGAGCCGCGTAGACGGGGTACCAGCCGTGCGAGGTACGTGCACCGGTTTTGGGTCCACCTTTTCCGCTGCTCTAGGTCGCTGTGTTCATTGTGGGTGCACCGATGGGCACGCCGTCTTCGCAGGACAGTATGACAAACATCAGGAGTGGCGGGACGAGGATGTGAACGAGTTGCTCCTGAACTATGCTCTCCACCACTGCGACGAGGTAGCCGCAgtggaggcgacggcgctgcgacAAAAGCGCGGCGCTCACGAGACGTGGCACAAGCTGCGGGCCCTTCTTTCAGACTGA
- a CDS encoding hypothetical protein (TriTrypDB/GeneDB-style sysID: LpmP.30.1570), translated as MSATPLPRVFLASWLAKKMEWRFVYEQRYFILDGTRLSYRLEEHGAERKFGTIISFDPWRESLKNDTSKGFSFTVWLLEGGSWELRAATQEIYESWLHALLTVLAPSNSTSAVLSESGGMASSHDTSMVSDAAATTVGASSAHLQNESLGWARKVGERSDPINSANQAQMESADALHTASGTSPAAEETALTAAVIAAATNPGSTTSASNTLLLSSMVEKQTAWRGRWRPRYMELRDGRHLVIRSSATSKTERQHYVVEAVDLSPLVSQAVWLLFTTSSGDRFWVRYGSVEECQRWYSVCRRLLHAECSWHWLPLAENDAGRSLRLRQATSGSYSDLQLHYHSAAVVPSFQEGMWCPSLYVFGGSRRWCKQIFNPQARAFLPHAEPTHTTNHLCTLELTGPHVMQLWQPAPYQESPHALVRPLSRYGATLTCVPVEAPQSLTRKTWPPQTVGVRVVLLGGLSGGRYQPPTTELWSVWRSPAACAQGVEMRWDRHDLPPYELPMLAFHDAVCVPWRSAAVARSADPQVQRHTGGGFLLVTGGLDVEYRCRAECYAVVWNGADDQLCPTASATEDNLEERARLAKPAAFAFGQLPEPRAFHRMAVIEDGTVVLVGGRSVENAAVSQPILTLAPEVWRRASKVWGCTGGIAADATASPACKSNGAEPQSENWCSLTSGEDEADTAAADDPDALSFQWLPVALDNSIAASSSTAFRAVTALPSEMGDVAVAATSHGSRVVVMGQVSQPCQEVKLYLLDFEVVAASTLTDRRHGSRNISAGEQLPTGTRRVRCQEVVLFVGAVPNRVVGITLHVYNDYLFVIGGCTVDKSRPEPYKLCGPLRILLE; from the coding sequence ATGtcagcaacgccgctgccgcgagTTTTTTTGGCCTCGTGGCTGGCGAAGAAGATGGAGTGGCGCTTCGTCTACGAGCAACGCTACTTTATTCTCGATGGCACCCGCCTCAGCTACCGCCTCGAGGAGCACGGCGCCGAGCGGAAGTTTGGCACCATCATCTCCTTTGACCCATGGCGCGAGAGCTTGAAGAATGACACCTCTAAAGGATTTAGCTTTACGGTGTGGCTGCTTGAGGGTGGCTCCTGGGAACTGCGAGCAGCCACGCAGGAGATCTACGAGAGCTGGCTGCACGCCCTTCTTACAGTGCTCGCGCCCTCCAACTCCACCTCTGCGGTACTGAGCGAGAGCGGCGGTATGGCGAGCTCGCACGACACCTCGATGGTCTcggacgccgccgcgacaaCCGTGGGTGCGTCCTCCGCACACCTTCAGAACGAGAGTCTGGGTTGGGCTCGCAAGGTAGGCGAGCGCAGTGACCCCATAAACAGTGCTAACCAAGCGCAGATGGAGTCTGCCGATGCCTTGCATACAGCGTCGGGAACGAGCCCAGCGGCCGAGGAGACCGCTCTCACCGCGGCGGTCATTGCCGCTGCAACGAATCcaggcagcaccacctcggcctccaacactctgctgctgtcctccatggtggagaagcagaCGGCCTGGAGGGGCCGCTGGAGGCCGCGGTACATGGAGCTGCGGGACGGGCGCCACCTTGTCATTCGTTCCTCAGCTACATCCAAGacagagcggcagcactATGTCGTTGAGGCGGTGGACCTCTCGCCACTCGTGAGTCAGGCGGTATGGCTGCTCTTCACCACAAGCAGCGGTGACCGCTTTTGGGTTCGCTACGGCTCTGTAGAGGAGTGCCAGCGCTGGTACTCGGTCTGCCGGCGTCTGCTTCACGCAGAGTGCTCATGGCACTGGTTGCCGCTCGCCGAGAACGATGCTGGCCGCTCACTTCGACTGCGGCAAGCCACCAGCGGCAGTTACAGcgacctgcagctgcactaCCACTccgctgccgtggtgccgtCTTTTCAGGAAGGGATGTGGTGTCCATCGCTGTACGTTTTTGGGGGCTCGCGCCGGTGGTGCAAACAAATATTTAACCCCCAGGCACGCGCCTTTCTCCCGCACGCTGagcccacgcacaccacaAATCACTTGTGTACGCTGGAGCTAACAGGTCCACATGTgatgcagctgtggcagcctGCCCCGTACCAGGAAAGCCCGCACGCGTTGGTGCGTCCACTTTCTCGCTACGGCGCGACATTGACATGCGTCCCTGTGGAGGCACCGCAATCGCTCACGCGAAAAACCTGGCCGCCACAGACGGTCGGGGTACGCGTGGTGCTGCTTGGCGGGCTATCGGGTGGCAGGTATCAGCCTCCCACTACGGAGCTCTGGAGTGTGTGGCGCAGCCCGGCGGCGTGTGCTCAAGGTGTCGAGATGCGTTGGGATCGGCACGACCTGCCTCCCTACGAGCTCCCGATGCTGGCCTTCCATGacgctgtgtgcgtgccatGGAGgtctgcggcagtggcgcgcagcgcagacCCTCAGGTTCAGCGCCATACCGGCGGTGGGTTTCTTCTCGTGACAGGTGGCCTCGATGTGGAGTATCGCTGCAGGGCTGAGTGCTACGCGGTGGTGTGGAACGGGGCGGATGACCAGCTTTGCCCAACCGCCTCTGCGACTGAGGACAATCTCGAGGAGAGAGCACGCCTTGCAAAGCCCGCAGCGTTCGCCTTTGGCCAGTTGCCAGAGCCGCGCGCGTTTCACCGCATGGCGGTCATCGAGGACGGCACGGTGGTTCTCGTTGGCGGCCGAAGTGTGGAGAACGCAGCGGTGAGTCAGCCTATCCTGACGCTGGCGCCGGAggtgtggcggcgcgcaTCCAAGGTATGGGGATGCACCGGTGGCATTGCTGCTGATGCTACAGCATCACCTGCCTGCAAGAGCAACGGAGCCGAGCCTCAGAGCGAAAATTGGTGCTCTCTGACGAGTggcgaggacgaggctgACACAGCCGCGGCAGATGACCCTGATGCGCTATCTTTTCAGTGGCTGCCAGTGGCGCTTGACAACTCTATagccgcgtcgtcgtctaCCGCGTTCCGCGCAGTCACTGCACTACCGAGCGAGATGGGTGATGTGGCAGTGGCTGCCACCAGTCACGGCAGTCGCGTGGTGGTTATGGGGCAGGTCTCGCAGCCGTGCCAGGAGGTGAAGCTCTACTTGCTGGACTTTGAAGTGGTCGCGGCATCCACCTTAACAGATCGTCGCCATGGGTCGCGTAACATCAGTGCCGGGGAACAGCTCCCCACTGGCACGCGGCGTGTTCGGTGCCAGGAGGTGGTTCTCTTCGTCGGCGCCGTGCCGAATCGCGTGGTGGGTATTACTTTACACGTATACAACGATTACCTCTTCGTGATTGGCGGCTGCACGGTTGACAAGTCCAGACCGGAGCCGTACAAACTATGCGGGCCCCTACGTATCCTCCTTGAGTGA
- a CDS encoding hypothetical protein (TriTrypDB/GeneDB-style sysID: LpmP.30.1580) codes for MFCCPTVRAVTPAFFAAVLCIWALATPSAAGKAAPFKNGEFSAPLFEQFFAQPFQVSVMTQSYGVFNATLRMHASLNFPERVLGELIPIGDPKLNSQRQTLLPHFQRARDVEDEKLSHLPFSMAAGLGSAKSPRKGGADESGSREFAVPGIKERPSLLMVDLHLQHSDAMQGTASVFYLPAELMALRALREGMREGSMPPSATVAFEFRPEVEHMTGNPLSDVNALAHVSHAIVTMGGQGNAHKSSSAVSEEGDKASGVATGQGAIIFRWITEHEFSAHMVIPIANKAGTTSMRMERVWVYGYTTPSRSVFDRKQPELPWYNKYMMIGAGLLGFVVQVISGIAEGKRRTQEAVKLEAQLLEQERRSTKKK; via the coding sequence ATGTTTTGCTGTCCGACAGTCCGTGCTGTGACGCCAGCTTTTTTTGCGGCAGTCCTGTGCATATGGGCGCTAGCAacgccgtcagcagcgggCAAGGCAGCACCCTTCAAAAATGGCGAATTTTCTGCTCCGCTCTTCGAGCAGTTCTTCGCGCAGCCGTTCCAGGTAAGCGTAATGACACAGTCGTATGGCGTCTTCAACGCAACTCTGCGCATGCACGCCTCTCTCAACTTCCCGGAGAGGGTGTTGGGTGAGCTGATACCAATCGGCGATCCGAAGCTCAACAGCCAGAGGCAGACTCTACTCCCGCACTTTCAACGCGCCCGTGATGTAGAGGATGAAAAACTTTCCCATCTTCCATTTTCCATGGCGGCCGGACTTGGGAGCGCGAAAAGTCCACGGAAGGGCGGAGCCGAcgagagcggcagccgcgaGTTTGCTGTCCCCGGAATCAAGGAGCGTCCATCGCTGCTCATGGTGGACCTGCACCTACAGCACAGCGATGCGATGCAGGGAACGGCAAGCGTTTTCTACCTGCCGGCGGAgttgatggcgctgcgtgcgctgcgcgagggcATGAGAGAGGGTAGCATGCCGCCGTCTGCGACGGTAGCGTTTGAATTCCGCCCCGAAGTGGAGCACATGACCGGCAACCCACTCAGTGACGTGAATGCCCTTGCACACGTCTCGCATGCCATTGTGACCATGGGAGGCCAAGGCAACGCTCACAAGTCGTCCAGTGCAGTcagcgaagaaggcgatAAGGCGTCAGGGGTGGCGACTGGTCAGGGTGCCATTATCTTCCGCTGGATCACTGAGCACGAATTCTCGGCACATATGGTGATCCCTATCGCGAATAAGGCTGGTACAACATCGATGCGCATGGAGCGGGTTTGGGTCTACGGCTACACCACTCCTTCAAGGAGTGTGTTTGATCGCAAGCAGCCCGAGTTGCCATGGTACAACAAGTACATGATGATCGGTGCGGGTCTCTTGGGGTTTGTTGTGCAGGTTATCTCCGGTATTGCAGAGGgcaagaggcgcacacaagaGGCGGTCAAGCTAGAGGCGCAGCTTCTTGAGCAagagcgccgcagcacgaAAAAAAAGTAA